One stretch of Streptomyces agglomeratus DNA includes these proteins:
- a CDS encoding HhH-GPD-type base excision DNA repair protein — MSPDIRLAQQPEADELLGRSPLADLIGMLLDQQVPMEWAFAGPYTIAQRLGADDLDAHEIAAYDPDAFAELLSAKPAVHRYPGSMAKRVQQLCQYLVDEYDGDATAIWRDVETGRELLARLNALPGFGKQKSQIFLALLGKQLGVRPEGWREAAGSYGDEGAFRSAADITGPESLAKVRAFKQQTKAAAKKKAPAK; from the coding sequence ATGAGCCCCGACATCCGTCTCGCCCAGCAACCGGAGGCCGACGAACTGCTCGGCCGCAGCCCGCTCGCCGACCTGATCGGCATGCTGCTCGACCAGCAGGTCCCGATGGAGTGGGCGTTCGCCGGCCCGTACACGATCGCCCAGCGGCTCGGCGCCGACGATCTCGACGCGCACGAGATCGCGGCGTACGACCCCGACGCCTTCGCGGAGCTCCTGTCGGCCAAGCCCGCCGTGCACCGCTACCCGGGGTCCATGGCCAAGCGCGTGCAGCAGCTCTGCCAGTACCTGGTCGACGAGTACGACGGCGACGCGACCGCGATCTGGCGCGACGTCGAAACCGGCAGGGAACTGCTGGCCCGGCTGAACGCGCTGCCCGGCTTCGGCAAGCAGAAGTCGCAGATCTTCCTGGCCCTGCTGGGCAAGCAGCTCGGCGTACGCCCGGAGGGCTGGCGGGAGGCGGCGGGGTCGTACGGCGACGAGGGCGCGTTCCGCTCGGCGGCGGACATCACGGGCCCGGAGTCCCTCGCGAAGGTCCGCGCGTTCAAGCAGCAGACGAAGGCGGCGGCGAAGAAGAAGGCTCCGGCGAAGTAG
- a CDS encoding GAF and ANTAR domain-containing protein, which translates to MTDTARSTDGASTRAAGGFDLALFQDAFTEWRGLHAFLQDVTERAVRAVEGADGCSITMRRNNRLATAAADGTGALELDLLQYEAEAGPCVCSMENGEENYVPDMLLERRWAPYPASAAARGVRSVLATPLAVNSHSLGALNLYSRKPDAFAAHLATVRRLSAQAAGAIAVAERIEQESETVQDLRTAMLSRSVIDQAIGMVIATRRCTPDEAMEVLRRASQARNVKLRDLCRDMVAAAAGGPPPPGSFTRRGHGDPTSL; encoded by the coding sequence ATGACGGACACCGCGCGAAGTACAGACGGCGCCAGCACCAGAGCGGCCGGCGGTTTCGACCTGGCGTTGTTCCAGGACGCCTTCACCGAGTGGCGGGGACTGCACGCCTTCCTCCAGGACGTCACGGAACGCGCCGTACGGGCCGTGGAGGGTGCTGACGGGTGCAGCATCACCATGCGCCGCAACAACCGCCTCGCCACCGCCGCCGCCGACGGCACGGGCGCGCTCGAACTGGACCTCCTCCAGTACGAGGCCGAGGCCGGACCCTGCGTGTGCAGCATGGAGAACGGCGAGGAGAACTACGTCCCGGACATGCTCCTGGAGCGGCGCTGGGCGCCCTACCCGGCCTCCGCGGCCGCGCGAGGCGTGCGGTCCGTGCTGGCCACGCCGCTGGCGGTGAACTCGCACTCCCTCGGCGCCCTCAACCTCTACTCCCGCAAGCCGGACGCGTTCGCGGCCCACCTGGCCACCGTCCGGCGGCTCTCCGCCCAGGCGGCGGGAGCGATCGCCGTGGCCGAGCGCATCGAGCAGGAGTCGGAGACCGTCCAGGACCTGCGGACCGCGATGCTCTCGCGCTCCGTCATCGACCAGGCGATCGGCATGGTCATCGCGACCCGGCGCTGCACCCCGGACGAGGCCATGGAGGTGCTGCGCCGCGCCTCCCAGGCCCGGAACGTCAAGCTGCGCGACCTCTGCCGCGACATGGTGGCCGCGGCGGCGGGCGGCCCGCCCCCGCCCGGCTCCTTCACCAGGCGCGGGCACGGGGACCCCACCTCCTTGTAG
- a CDS encoding type II toxin-antitoxin system VapB family antitoxin, protein MIFKRIGNGRPYPDHGRESTRQWADVAPRPVRLDQLVTTKGQLDLETLLAEDSTFYGDLFAHVVKWQGDLYLEDGLHRAVRAALQQRQVLHARVLELDRT, encoded by the coding sequence GTGATCTTCAAGCGCATCGGAAACGGCCGGCCGTATCCCGACCACGGCCGGGAAAGCACCCGGCAGTGGGCGGATGTCGCGCCGCGCCCGGTCCGCCTCGATCAGCTCGTGACCACCAAGGGTCAGCTGGATCTCGAGACACTGCTGGCCGAGGACTCGACGTTCTACGGCGACCTCTTCGCCCACGTCGTGAAGTGGCAGGGCGACCTGTACCTGGAGGACGGACTGCACCGCGCGGTCCGCGCCGCGCTCCAGCAGCGCCAAGTGCTGCACGCGCGTGTCCTCGAACTCGACCGCACCTGA
- the abc-f gene encoding ribosomal protection-like ABC-F family protein, which produces MLRSGTRLALSDVTLRYDDHVVLDRVSLTVRPGEKAGVVGDNGSGKSTLLRLLAGLQKPDNGTVTLTAHGGVGHLAQTLDLPPTAPVGAAVDLALAELRALERRMRQAEAGLGDAGPAGLSAYAALVAEFEARGGHDADRRVDITLRRLGERTPFDRARPLGTLSGGQRSRLALAATLAAAPEVLLLDEPTNDLDDEAVGWLEEHLRAHRGTVVAVTHDRTFLDRVTTTVLEVDQDLRTVRRYGNGYAGFLTAKAAARARWAREYEQWRAEVARRSALAETNTVLLSAIPRKAPASFSGAGAFRARSRAHGAMSRIRSAREHLNRLTERPMPPPPRPLRFSARIDGGAADGTTGARLDGVRVPGRLRVGSLRFEPGERVLVTGPNGAGKSTLLQVLAGELKPVSGTATRPPRTGFLRQDTFRTAPGGDSRTVLEAFGPADRAHELLSLGLFREADLAKPVRALSTGGRRKLELARLVTNPVDLLLLDEPTNHLAPALVEEIEAALAGYAGTLVIVTHDRRMRRSFTGTRLDMAGGEVCEAGPGA; this is translated from the coding sequence TTGCTCCGATCCGGCACCCGGCTCGCCCTGTCCGACGTCACCCTGCGGTACGACGACCACGTCGTCCTCGACCGCGTCTCCCTCACCGTCCGGCCCGGCGAGAAAGCCGGCGTCGTCGGCGACAACGGGTCCGGCAAGTCCACACTGCTCCGCCTCCTCGCCGGCCTCCAGAAGCCCGACAACGGCACCGTCACCCTCACCGCCCACGGCGGCGTCGGTCACCTCGCCCAGACCCTCGACCTGCCGCCCACCGCGCCCGTCGGCGCCGCCGTCGATCTCGCCCTCGCCGAACTGCGGGCGCTGGAGCGGCGCATGAGGCAGGCCGAGGCGGGGCTCGGCGACGCCGGCCCGGCCGGGCTCTCGGCGTACGCCGCCCTCGTGGCGGAGTTCGAGGCGCGCGGCGGCCACGACGCCGACCGCCGCGTCGACATCACCCTGCGCAGGCTCGGCGAACGCACCCCGTTCGACCGCGCCCGTCCCCTCGGCACGCTCTCCGGCGGCCAGCGCTCACGGCTCGCGCTCGCCGCCACGCTGGCCGCCGCGCCGGAGGTGCTGCTGCTCGACGAACCGACCAACGACCTCGACGACGAGGCCGTCGGCTGGCTGGAGGAACACCTGCGCGCCCATCGCGGCACGGTGGTCGCGGTCACCCACGACCGGACGTTCCTCGACCGCGTCACCACGACCGTGCTGGAGGTGGACCAGGACCTGCGGACGGTACGCCGCTACGGCAACGGTTACGCCGGTTTCCTCACCGCCAAGGCCGCCGCCCGTGCCCGCTGGGCCAGGGAGTACGAGCAGTGGCGCGCCGAGGTGGCCCGGCGATCCGCCCTCGCCGAGACGAACACCGTTCTGCTCTCCGCCATCCCCCGCAAGGCACCGGCCTCCTTCAGCGGCGCCGGCGCCTTCCGGGCCAGGTCCCGCGCGCACGGCGCGATGAGCCGCATCCGCAGCGCCCGCGAGCACCTGAACCGGCTGACCGAGCGCCCGATGCCGCCGCCCCCCCGTCCGCTGCGCTTCTCGGCCCGCATCGACGGCGGGGCGGCGGACGGGACGACCGGGGCACGGCTCGACGGCGTACGCGTGCCGGGGCGCCTGCGCGTCGGCTCGCTGCGCTTCGAGCCGGGTGAGCGCGTGCTGGTCACCGGGCCCAACGGCGCCGGCAAGTCGACGCTGCTCCAGGTCCTCGCGGGCGAGCTGAAACCCGTCAGCGGCACGGCCACCCGGCCCCCGCGCACCGGCTTCCTGCGCCAGGACACCTTCCGTACGGCCCCCGGCGGCGACAGCCGTACGGTCCTGGAGGCGTTCGGACCGGCCGACCGCGCCCACGAGCTGCTCTCCCTGGGCCTGTTCCGCGAGGCCGACCTGGCGAAGCCCGTACGCGCCCTGTCCACCGGCGGCCGCCGCAAGCTCGAACTGGCCCGGCTCGTCACGAACCCCGTGGACCTGCTGCTCCTCGACGAACCGACGAACCACCTCGCTCCGGCCCTGGTCGAAGAGATCGAAGCGGCCCTGGCCGGCTACGCGGGCACGCTGGTGATCGTCACGCACGACCGGCGGATGCGGCGCTCGTTCACGGGCACCCGGCTGGACATGGCGGGCGGTGAGGTGTGCGAAGCCGGCCCGGGTGCGTGA
- the upp gene encoding uracil phosphoribosyltransferase, with protein sequence MRIHVVDHPLVAHKLTTLRDKRTDSATFRRLADELVTLLAYEATRDVRTEQVDIQTPVTATTGVKLSHPRPLVVPILRAGLGMLDGMVRLLPTAEVGFLGMIRNEETLQAETYATRMPEDLSGRQVYVLDPMLATGGTLVAAIRELIKRGADDVTAVVLLAAPEGVEVMERELAGTPVTVVTASVDERLNEHGYIVPGLGDAGDRMYGTAG encoded by the coding sequence ATGCGGATCCACGTCGTCGACCACCCGCTGGTGGCGCACAAACTCACCACGCTGCGCGACAAGCGCACCGACTCTGCGACCTTCCGGCGCCTCGCCGACGAGCTGGTCACCCTGCTCGCGTACGAGGCCACCCGGGACGTGCGCACCGAACAGGTCGACATCCAGACCCCGGTGACGGCGACGACGGGCGTGAAGCTGTCCCACCCCCGCCCCCTGGTCGTACCGATCCTGCGGGCCGGTCTGGGCATGCTGGACGGCATGGTGCGGCTGCTGCCGACCGCCGAGGTCGGCTTCCTCGGAATGATCCGCAACGAGGAGACGCTCCAGGCGGAGACGTACGCCACGCGGATGCCGGAGGACCTCTCCGGCCGTCAGGTGTACGTCCTCGACCCGATGCTCGCCACCGGTGGCACCCTGGTCGCGGCGATCCGTGAGCTGATCAAGCGCGGCGCGGACGATGTCACGGCGGTCGTGCTGCTCGCGGCGCCCGAGGGCGTCGAGGTCATGGAGCGCGAGCTCGCCGGCACACCGGTCACCGTGGTCACCGCCTCGGTCGACGAGCGGCTCAACGAGCACGGCTACATCGTGCCGGGGCTCGGCGACGCGGGCGACCGGATGTACGGGACCGCCGGCTAG
- a CDS encoding LytR C-terminal domain-containing protein, which yields MSMLTPPGMGGKYRITGDKYPRMRRPRNRRRTSVAMVASLVALGLAGWGTLELIDVFTGGTKKTSAAERGKDCTKAAAPSAPARSATLLKPAKIKVNVYNATKRGGLAKETADELKKRGFTVGKVGNAPPEYDKKVKGPGMVLGAPKSVSEVLPVLGTQLRGAVQKADTRKGKDVDLILGTAFKSLTTKKDADKALAALARPAPAPSKKC from the coding sequence ATGAGCATGCTGACACCCCCCGGCATGGGCGGAAAGTACCGCATTACGGGCGACAAGTACCCCCGCATGCGACGCCCCCGGAACCGGCGCAGGACCAGCGTCGCGATGGTGGCCTCCCTCGTGGCCCTCGGTCTGGCCGGCTGGGGGACGCTGGAGCTCATCGACGTCTTCACCGGTGGCACGAAGAAGACCTCGGCCGCGGAACGCGGCAAGGACTGCACGAAGGCCGCCGCGCCTTCCGCTCCCGCGCGCAGCGCCACCCTGCTGAAGCCCGCCAAGATCAAGGTCAACGTCTACAACGCGACCAAGCGCGGCGGTCTGGCCAAGGAGACCGCCGACGAGCTGAAGAAGCGCGGCTTCACCGTCGGGAAGGTCGGCAACGCGCCGCCGGAGTACGACAAGAAGGTCAAGGGCCCCGGCATGGTGCTGGGCGCGCCCAAGTCGGTCTCCGAGGTGCTTCCCGTACTGGGTACGCAGCTCAGGGGCGCCGTGCAGAAGGCCGACACCCGCAAGGGCAAGGACGTGGACCTGATCCTGGGCACGGCGTTCAAGTCGCTGACGACGAAGAAGGACGCGGACAAGGCCCTGGCCGCTCTGGCCAGGCCCGCGCCCGCGCCCTCCAAGAAGTGCTGA
- a CDS encoding Dabb family protein, whose amino-acid sequence MIRHLVLFKLNEGVERDEPCVLAGVKAFEELDGVVPELEFWECAWNITDRPIAYDFAINSAVADREALKRYIEHPAHQAAAGQWREFATWVIADYEF is encoded by the coding sequence TTGATCCGCCATCTGGTCCTCTTCAAGCTCAACGAGGGTGTCGAGCGGGACGAGCCCTGCGTCCTCGCCGGCGTGAAGGCGTTCGAGGAGCTCGACGGTGTCGTCCCCGAACTGGAGTTCTGGGAGTGCGCCTGGAACATCACCGACCGGCCCATCGCGTACGACTTCGCCATCAACTCGGCGGTCGCGGACCGCGAGGCACTGAAGCGGTACATCGAGCACCCGGCCCACCAGGCGGCCGCCGGTCAGTGGCGTGAATTCGCCACGTGGGTGATCGCCGACTACGAGTTCTGA
- a CDS encoding MFS transporter, which produces MATTTPAGVRGGHAKQGSHHHSSDGAPMTHRQIMEALTGLLLGMFVAMLSSTIVSNALPEIIRDLDGTQSAYTWVVTAALLSMTVTTPLWGKLADLFSQKLLVQIALVIFVIGSALAGISQNTGTLIAFRVLQGIGTGGLVALSQIVIAAMIPPRERGRYAGYIGATFAVATVGGPLLGGVITDTDWLGWRWCFYVGVPFAAIALVLLQKTLKLPVVRRKVKIDWLGAFFLAASVSLLMIWVTLAGDDYDWISWQTYAMVGGSVLLGLIFVVVETKAAEPLIPLRFFRNRTIALTSFASLFVGVAMFGSTVFLSQYFQLARDKSPTMSGVMTIPMIAGLFVSSTVSGQIITKTGRWKGFLVGGGVGLVAGLGLLSTITYDTEYWKVAVYMAVLGLGLGMMMQNLVLASQNQVKPAELGAASSLVTFTRSLGGAVGVSALGAVLSSRITHYVEDGLAALHIKPGGAAAGGNTIPDMDALPKPIRTVMESAYGDGIADLFLYAAPIALVGLVLVLFVKEVALKSSNDDAPQSAQAEPGTETADAAAATQAPVAAAPPATGRTLHGTVRTAEGTAVSHAAVTLISLAGRQLGRAVAQDGRYALDAPAAGSYVLIASADGFQPQASTVVVADEPVAYDILLSGTSGLTGTVRTADGGLPVGDAMVVVTDVRGDVLATGKSAEGGEFVFGELIPGTVTVAVNAAGFRPVALPVEIGGQGVTRVEVVLRSGALVRGTVRGGAGRRPLADARVTLMDAAGNVVAGSTTGDDGAYAFADLDAGEYTVVATGYPPVAGALTVTGRGVDGHDIELAHPGE; this is translated from the coding sequence ATGGCTACGACCACACCGGCCGGTGTGCGGGGCGGCCACGCCAAGCAGGGGTCCCACCACCACTCCTCCGACGGCGCGCCGATGACTCACCGGCAGATCATGGAGGCCCTCACCGGTCTTCTGCTCGGCATGTTCGTCGCGATGCTGTCGTCGACGATCGTGTCCAACGCCCTCCCCGAGATCATCAGGGACCTCGACGGCACCCAGAGCGCGTACACCTGGGTCGTCACCGCCGCCCTGCTGTCCATGACCGTGACCACCCCCCTGTGGGGCAAGCTGGCGGACCTCTTCAGCCAGAAGCTGCTGGTCCAGATAGCCCTGGTCATCTTCGTCATCGGCTCGGCGCTCGCCGGCATCTCGCAGAACACCGGCACGCTCATCGCCTTCCGGGTGCTCCAGGGCATCGGTACCGGCGGTCTGGTGGCGCTGTCGCAGATCGTGATCGCCGCGATGATCCCGCCGCGTGAGCGCGGCCGGTACGCCGGATACATCGGCGCGACCTTCGCGGTCGCCACGGTCGGCGGTCCGCTGCTCGGCGGCGTCATCACCGACACCGACTGGCTCGGCTGGCGCTGGTGCTTCTACGTCGGCGTGCCGTTCGCGGCGATCGCCCTGGTCCTCCTCCAGAAGACCCTCAAGCTCCCGGTCGTCCGCCGCAAGGTGAAGATCGACTGGCTCGGCGCGTTCTTCCTGGCCGCCTCGGTCTCCCTGCTGATGATCTGGGTGACCCTGGCGGGCGACGACTACGACTGGATCTCGTGGCAGACGTACGCCATGGTCGGCGGCTCGGTCCTGCTCGGCCTGATCTTCGTCGTGGTCGAGACGAAGGCCGCGGAGCCCCTGATCCCGCTGCGCTTCTTCCGCAACCGCACGATCGCGCTCACGTCCTTCGCCAGCCTGTTCGTCGGTGTCGCGATGTTCGGCTCGACCGTCTTCCTGAGCCAGTACTTCCAGCTCGCCCGGGACAAGTCGCCGACAATGTCCGGCGTCATGACGATTCCGATGATCGCGGGCCTGTTCGTCTCCTCCACGGTCTCCGGTCAGATCATCACCAAGACCGGCCGCTGGAAGGGCTTCCTGGTCGGCGGCGGCGTCGGCCTGGTCGCGGGCCTCGGCCTGCTCAGCACGATCACGTACGACACCGAGTACTGGAAGGTCGCCGTCTACATGGCGGTCCTGGGCCTCGGCCTCGGCATGATGATGCAGAACCTGGTCCTGGCCTCCCAGAACCAGGTGAAGCCCGCCGAACTCGGCGCGGCCAGCTCGCTGGTCACCTTCACCCGCTCGCTCGGCGGCGCGGTCGGCGTCTCCGCGCTCGGCGCGGTGCTCTCCAGCCGGATCACGCACTACGTCGAGGACGGCCTGGCCGCCCTCCACATCAAGCCGGGCGGCGCGGCGGCCGGCGGGAACACCATCCCGGACATGGACGCGCTGCCGAAGCCGATCCGGACCGTGATGGAGAGCGCGTACGGAGACGGGATCGCGGACCTCTTCCTGTACGCCGCGCCCATCGCGCTGGTCGGTCTGGTCCTGGTGCTGTTCGTGAAGGAGGTCGCCCTGAAGTCGTCCAACGACGACGCCCCGCAGTCGGCGCAGGCGGAGCCGGGTACCGAGACGGCCGACGCGGCCGCCGCCACGCAGGCGCCCGTCGCGGCCGCCCCGCCCGCCACCGGCAGGACCCTGCACGGCACGGTCCGTACGGCCGAGGGCACGGCGGTGTCCCACGCCGCCGTCACCCTGATCTCCCTGGCCGGGCGGCAGCTCGGGCGCGCGGTCGCCCAGGACGGCCGCTACGCGCTGGACGCCCCGGCGGCCGGTTCGTACGTCCTGATCGCCTCCGCCGACGGCTTCCAGCCGCAGGCGTCCACGGTGGTCGTGGCGGACGAGCCCGTCGCGTACGACATCCTCCTGTCCGGTACGAGCGGCCTCACCGGCACCGTGCGCACCGCCGACGGCGGTCTGCCCGTCGGGGACGCCATGGTCGTCGTGACCGACGTGCGCGGCGACGTGCTGGCCACGGGCAAGTCCGCCGAGGGGGGCGAGTTCGTCTTCGGCGAGCTGATCCCCGGAACGGTGACCGTCGCCGTGAACGCGGCCGGCTTCCGGCCGGTGGCGCTGCCGGTCGAGATCGGCGGCCAGGGCGTCACCCGGGTCGAGGTCGTACTCCGGTCCGGTGCGCTGGTCCGGGGCACCGTGCGCGGCGGCGCCGGGCGGCGGCCACTGGCCGATGCCCGCGTGACGCTGATGGACGCGGCCGGGAACGTGGTCGCCGGCTCCACCACCGGGGACGACGGGGCGTACGCCTTCGCCGACCTCGACGCGGGCGAGTACACGGTCGTCGCGACCGGTTACCCGCCGGTGGCCGGAGCGCTCACGGTCACGGGCCGCGGCGTCGACGGCCACGACATCGAACTCGCCCACCCGGGCGAGTAG
- a CDS encoding MarR family winged helix-turn-helix transcriptional regulator, producing MAAQSRFEELARQLSAIGAVKRDLARVLPAHCPAGSAAVLTLLDRHGEMRMSRLAELLAVDMSVTSRNVAHVAERGWIDRAPDPYDKRSRILRLNPAGRVLLEELSERYTQALAGALDDWSDEEVGQLNTMLARLRNSFGDCRARAPHHFQHDAEVPVPPATPA from the coding sequence ATGGCCGCACAGAGCCGGTTCGAGGAACTGGCCCGGCAGCTCAGTGCCATCGGTGCCGTGAAGCGCGATCTCGCACGCGTCCTCCCCGCGCACTGCCCGGCCGGATCGGCCGCCGTACTCACCCTTCTCGACCGGCACGGCGAGATGCGGATGAGCCGGCTCGCCGAGCTCCTCGCGGTCGACATGTCGGTAACCAGCCGGAACGTGGCGCACGTGGCGGAGCGCGGCTGGATCGACCGGGCCCCCGACCCGTACGACAAGCGCTCCCGCATCCTGCGGCTCAACCCGGCGGGCCGGGTGCTCCTGGAGGAACTCTCCGAGCGCTACACCCAGGCCCTCGCCGGTGCCCTCGACGACTGGTCCGACGAAGAGGTCGGACAGCTCAACACGATGCTGGCCCGCCTGCGCAACAGCTTCGGCGATTGCCGGGCCCGGGCTCCGCACCACTTCCAGCACGACGCAGAAGTGCCCGTTCCACCCGCAACACCCGCGTAA
- a CDS encoding YceI family protein produces the protein MGLRAQVRTRDGWAVQHAVVTVTDTTGTQVLRAAADAEGAVRTDAPLPAGPYTVIVTAAGYAPAASTAFVTASGRADAGTVVLARQGGVELPPPGTWTLDPAHSSVAAVAQHLGLSSVHGRFLEFGGRVEIAEDLGKSRVEAVIGAASIDTGDGMRDGHLKSPDFLDVERYPEITYSSTGLTPAGPDRWTVHGELSLHGVARAVELDLSYLGTGPDPWGGVRAAFRATAELRREDFAMNYNQVVRAGISAIGATLRVELDIQAVQGDRLPAA, from the coding sequence ATGGGACTTCGCGCACAGGTACGGACGCGGGACGGCTGGGCCGTCCAGCACGCGGTGGTGACCGTGACCGACACGACGGGCACGCAGGTGCTCCGCGCGGCGGCGGACGCGGAGGGAGCGGTAAGGACCGATGCTCCCTTGCCGGCCGGTCCTTACACGGTGATCGTGACGGCGGCCGGTTACGCACCCGCCGCGTCCACGGCGTTCGTCACGGCGAGCGGGCGCGCGGACGCCGGAACGGTCGTACTGGCCCGCCAGGGCGGCGTGGAACTGCCGCCGCCCGGCACCTGGACCCTGGACCCCGCGCACTCGTCGGTGGCGGCGGTCGCCCAGCACCTCGGGCTGTCCAGCGTGCACGGGCGGTTCCTGGAGTTCGGCGGCCGCGTCGAGATCGCCGAGGACCTCGGCAAGTCGCGGGTGGAGGCGGTGATCGGCGCGGCGAGCATCGACACCGGCGACGGCATGCGAGACGGGCACCTCAAGTCGCCCGACTTCCTGGACGTCGAGCGGTACCCGGAGATCACGTACAGCAGTACGGGCCTGACCCCGGCGGGTCCGGACCGGTGGACGGTGCACGGCGAACTGTCGCTGCACGGCGTCGCCCGCGCGGTCGAGCTGGACCTGAGCTACCTGGGGACGGGCCCGGACCCGTGGGGCGGCGTACGGGCGGCCTTCCGGGCCACGGCGGAGCTGCGGCGGGAGGACTTCGCCATGAACTACAACCAGGTCGTCCGGGCGGGCATCTCGGCGATCGGCGCGACGCTGCGGGTCGAGCTCGACATACAGGCGGTGCAGGGGGACAGGCTGCCGGCGGCCTAG
- a CDS encoding RNA polymerase sigma factor SigF, which produces MSAEQGSSKVLTKEVPAVLDQVTAPQPPLVAAQPEAIDTRTLSRSLFLRLAALDKDSPDRTYVRDTLIELNLPLVRYAAARFRSRNEPMEDIVQVGTIGLIKAIDRFDCERGVEFPTFAMPTVVGEIKRFFRDTSWSVRVPRRLQELRLALTKASDDLAQKLDRSPTVPELAAVLGVSEEDVVDGLAVGNAYTASSLDSPSPEDDGGEGSLADRLGYEDTALEGVEYRESLKPLLAKLPPRERQIIMLRFFANMTQSQIGEEVGISQMHVSRLLTRTLSQLREGLIAD; this is translated from the coding sequence ATGTCCGCAGAACAGGGCAGCTCGAAGGTGCTCACGAAGGAAGTGCCCGCCGTGCTCGACCAGGTGACGGCTCCTCAGCCGCCGCTCGTCGCCGCACAGCCGGAAGCAATCGACACCCGCACTCTGTCCCGCTCGCTCTTCCTGCGGCTCGCCGCCCTGGACAAGGACAGCCCTGACCGTACGTACGTACGGGACACGCTCATCGAACTCAACCTCCCCCTGGTGCGTTACGCCGCGGCCCGTTTCCGCAGCCGCAACGAGCCGATGGAAGACATCGTCCAGGTCGGAACGATCGGCCTGATCAAGGCGATCGACCGGTTCGACTGCGAACGGGGCGTCGAATTCCCGACGTTCGCGATGCCCACGGTGGTCGGCGAGATCAAGCGCTTCTTCCGTGACACGAGTTGGTCGGTACGGGTCCCGCGCCGCCTCCAGGAGCTGCGCCTCGCGCTCACGAAGGCCAGCGACGACCTCGCGCAGAAGCTCGACCGGTCGCCGACCGTCCCCGAACTCGCCGCCGTACTGGGGGTGTCGGAGGAGGACGTCGTCGACGGGCTGGCGGTGGGCAACGCCTACACCGCGAGCTCTCTGGACTCGCCCTCCCCGGAGGACGACGGCGGCGAGGGTTCACTGGCGGACCGGCTCGGCTACGAGGACACGGCGCTGGAAGGCGTCGAGTACCGCGAGTCGCTGAAGCCGCTGTTGGCCAAACTGCCGCCGCGCGAGCGCCAGATCATCATGCTGCGGTTCTTCGCGAACATGACGCAGTCCCAGATCGGTGAAGAGGTCGGCATCTCGCAGATGCATGTCTCGCGGCTGCTGACGCGCACGCTGTCGCAGTTGCGGGAAGGGCTCATCGCGGACTGA
- the tadA gene encoding tRNA adenosine(34) deaminase TadA produces MRLALDEAARAAEAGDVPVGAVLLAPDGSLLAAGHNEREATGDPTAHAEVLAIRRAARELGEWRLTGCTLVVTLEPCTMCAGALVQSRVERVVYGALDEKAGAAGSLWDVVRDRRLNHRPEVIHGVLERECSAQLTAFFRDR; encoded by the coding sequence ATGCGCCTTGCCCTGGACGAGGCGGCGCGGGCGGCGGAGGCCGGCGATGTGCCGGTCGGCGCCGTCCTGCTGGCTCCCGACGGCTCGCTGCTCGCGGCGGGACACAACGAGCGCGAGGCCACGGGTGATCCGACGGCGCACGCCGAGGTGCTGGCCATCCGCAGGGCGGCGCGCGAGCTCGGCGAGTGGCGGCTGACGGGCTGCACGCTCGTCGTCACCCTGGAACCCTGCACGATGTGCGCGGGAGCACTCGTGCAGTCCCGGGTGGAGCGGGTGGTCTACGGAGCGCTCGACGAGAAGGCGGGCGCCGCCGGCTCGCTCTGGGACGTCGTACGGGACCGGAGGCTGAACCACCGGCCCGAAGTGATCCACGGTGTCCTCGAAAGGGAGTGTTCGGCGCAGCTGACGGCCTTCTTCAGGGACCGCTGA